One region of Priestia megaterium genomic DNA includes:
- the yidC gene encoding membrane protein insertase YidC has product MLKHKKKLFFIVVSIFLLAGCDSANVIQSSHTHFFDHYFIYPFSLLILFIGNTWLHQSVGFSIMLVTVGVRMLLAPLNILQYKNQLSNKSIQPQLQQLKEKYKDKDPESQQQYQREMMELLKENGANPLMGCIPLLVQLPVFSIVYYAIRRIDEISASSFLWLDLGHSDPYFILPIVAAVATYLQGRVMQTGVDGMNSSHALLAQILSPVMVLSFGIFSPSGLVLYWMTGSLFMIFQSLVLKKVFREKAVLEAK; this is encoded by the coding sequence ATGTTAAAACATAAAAAGAAGCTTTTCTTTATTGTTGTTTCCATTTTTCTACTTGCCGGATGTGATTCAGCAAACGTGATTCAAAGTTCGCACACTCACTTTTTTGATCACTATTTTATTTATCCTTTTTCACTGCTCATTTTGTTTATAGGAAATACGTGGCTTCATCAAAGCGTTGGCTTTTCAATTATGCTTGTGACGGTGGGCGTACGTATGCTGCTGGCGCCTTTAAACATTCTTCAATATAAAAATCAGCTGAGCAATAAAAGTATACAGCCTCAGCTTCAACAGCTAAAAGAGAAGTACAAAGATAAGGATCCTGAGAGTCAGCAGCAATATCAGCGTGAAATGATGGAACTGCTTAAAGAAAATGGAGCTAACCCGCTGATGGGATGCATTCCTTTACTAGTTCAGCTTCCAGTCTTTTCAATTGTGTACTATGCGATTAGACGAATAGATGAGATTAGCGCATCGTCCTTTTTGTGGCTAGATTTAGGGCACTCGGATCCCTATTTTATTCTTCCGATCGTTGCAGCGGTTGCTACGTACTTACAGGGAAGAGTTATGCAAACAGGCGTAGATGGAATGAATTCATCCCACGCACTGCTAGCCCAAATTCTTTCGCCTGTCATGGTCCTTTCTTTTGGGATATTTTCACCGTCAGGTCTCGTCTTGTATTGGATGACGGGCAGTTTGTTTATGATCTTTCAATCTCTTGTATTAAAAAAGGTTTTTCGAGAAAAGGCAGTGCTTGAAGCAAAATAA
- a CDS encoding DUF4190 domain-containing protein — METNTKPQVNTNSIVSLTLGILSIFIPILGFITGIIGIILYKKASNQIAASNQSGKGLAIAGLICSIVGVISQLFFVLGIITFVFAGTTME; from the coding sequence TTGGAAACTAATACAAAACCTCAAGTAAACACCAACTCTATTGTTTCTCTAACTCTAGGTATCCTGTCCATTTTTATTCCAATCCTCGGGTTTATTACAGGTATTATCGGCATTATCCTCTACAAAAAAGCATCAAATCAAATAGCTGCTTCCAATCAAAGCGGTAAAGGACTCGCGATTGCCGGGCTGATCTGCAGTATAGTAGGCGTGATTTCTCAGCTGTTCTTCGTATTAGGAATTATTACGTTTGTATTTGCAGGAACGACAATGGAATAA
- a CDS encoding FtsW/RodA/SpoVE family cell cycle protein: protein MSEQRNSFLEQVKAQIKSKEAQAFVSAELHHHLNEVKSYWLQKGISEDQAEAKAVTQMGNPISIGQSLNRIHRPKVDWMTLILFVAALLLGFLPLLSQGYMNDNHFSMYKAIFVVLGGVLALGMMLIDYRKMANKGWMFYLLGTALLLFLTRHFNTVVDGQAVFKLGPLKMEGLMAIPFFLMAWGGFFQSDRFKMWKFILLFILSSYFFLQFSLTTLFIYVAMTFTMIWWSKLNKKKIAIVLGTGFALVAAWGIIGWMTVAYYQKYRVLSFLNPYNAEYLTSKFGLLEIHHLFVGAGWFGKHSFADQFIPEAHTNFVFLSFTYYYGWLFAAILIVVLCLVALRIMFIARNLNDTYSKLLLAGVVMVYTVQLVGNVGMIVGFFPMTNMSLPFISYGLMPILLNAFLIGIVLSIYRRKDLMVTNTLHGNQQ from the coding sequence ATGAGTGAACAAAGAAATTCATTCTTGGAACAAGTGAAGGCACAAATAAAATCAAAAGAAGCCCAGGCATTTGTTTCTGCGGAATTGCATCATCATTTAAACGAAGTAAAAAGCTATTGGCTGCAAAAAGGGATAAGCGAAGACCAAGCAGAAGCCAAGGCTGTTACTCAAATGGGAAATCCCATCAGCATTGGTCAAAGTCTTAACCGTATTCATCGACCGAAAGTAGACTGGATGACCTTAATTTTATTTGTAGCTGCTCTTCTTTTAGGGTTTCTGCCACTGCTGTCCCAAGGGTATATGAATGATAATCATTTTTCTATGTATAAGGCTATCTTTGTAGTTTTAGGTGGGGTTTTAGCTCTTGGCATGATGTTGATAGACTATAGAAAGATGGCCAATAAAGGATGGATGTTCTATTTATTAGGTACTGCACTCTTATTGTTCCTCACAAGGCATTTTAACACCGTCGTAGACGGTCAAGCTGTTTTTAAGTTAGGGCCTTTAAAAATGGAAGGTTTAATGGCCATTCCTTTTTTCCTTATGGCATGGGGAGGGTTCTTTCAAAGCGATCGCTTTAAAATGTGGAAATTTATTCTTTTGTTCATTCTGTCATCGTATTTCTTTTTACAATTCAGCCTTACAACGCTCTTTATATATGTAGCCATGACCTTTACGATGATCTGGTGGAGTAAGCTAAATAAAAAGAAAATAGCCATTGTCCTAGGAACTGGCTTTGCGTTAGTCGCTGCTTGGGGCATAATTGGATGGATGACCGTTGCTTATTATCAGAAGTATAGAGTTCTTTCATTTTTAAATCCCTATAACGCTGAATATTTAACATCCAAATTTGGACTCTTAGAAATACATCATCTATTTGTGGGTGCAGGGTGGTTTGGCAAGCATTCATTTGCGGATCAATTCATCCCTGAGGCTCATACTAACTTCGTCTTCTTAAGTTTTACGTATTATTACGGATGGTTATTTGCAGCAATTCTTATTGTGGTTCTTTGTTTAGTTGCTCTGAGAATTATGTTTATTGCTCGAAATCTAAACGATACGTACAGCAAGCTTTTACTAGCAGGAGTTGTAATGGTCTATACTGTACAGCTAGTTGGGAACGTAGGAATGATTGTCGGATTCTTTCCTATGACAAACATGTCACTGCCCTTTATTAGCTATGGATTGATGCCGATCTTGTTAAATGCTTTCTTAATTGGAATTGTGTTGAGTATTTATAGACGTAAGGATTTAATGGTTACAAACACCTTACATGGTAATCAGCAATAG
- a CDS encoding PadR family transcriptional regulator: MDKRLKNLRKTMDREVFAQLKFTESHKKSIREKIKQETHSDEEILIAMMQLLVQEKTGYELVSLLQSRGILDFKENEGSLYVILHRLELKGILTSSWQEDGAKFYQLNKKGCRLLKKVEEQPLSNQMSFKEIFEG, from the coding sequence ATGGATAAACGTCTTAAAAATCTTAGAAAAACAATGGATCGTGAAGTGTTTGCTCAGCTAAAATTTACGGAAAGTCATAAGAAAAGCATTCGAGAAAAAATAAAGCAAGAGACTCATAGCGACGAAGAAATTCTGATTGCTATGATGCAGCTGCTTGTGCAGGAGAAAACGGGCTATGAGTTAGTCAGCTTACTGCAAAGCCGAGGAATTTTAGATTTCAAAGAAAACGAAGGGTCTTTATATGTCATCCTGCATCGACTAGAGCTAAAAGGTATATTGACGAGCAGTTGGCAAGAAGACGGAGCTAAGTTTTATCAATTAAATAAAAAGGGCTGCAGGCTACTTAAAAAAGTGGAAGAGCAGCCATTATCTAATCAAATGAGTTTTAAAGAAATATTTGAGGGGTGA